The following coding sequences lie in one Mucilaginibacter sp. KACC 22773 genomic window:
- a CDS encoding glycoside hydrolase family 65 protein has protein sequence MKNYIKVDEWKIIEEGFDAHHHQVSESIFSLGNGRMGQRANFEEAYSGETLLGNYVAGVYYPDKTRVGWWKNGYPEYFAKVLNAANWTIIDVVLGGEQLDLAKCEVTGFRRELNMKEGYLKRTFTAKTASGKEVSVEACRFCSMVDDETAAIRYTITPLNFSGTIAITPAIDGDVVNKDSNYDEKFWDEVTKANQPDGGYIVMRTKKTGFEVATGMKFSVLKNGETIRPKTTTISKEKYVASKIELQAQQGQSISIIKYVANLSSQNHKPEELVASLAATLNRISAKGFETMLAEQAAAWAEKWKHNDIIIEGDESAQQAIRFNIFQLNQTYTGEDDRLNIGPKGFTGEKYGGSTYWDTEAYCVPFYLATAPQKVTRNLLLYRYKQLGKAIENAALLGFKNGAALYPMVTMDGTECHNEWEITFEEIHRNGAIAYAIFNYVRYTADEAYLADYGFEVLIAIARFWSQRVSWSQDKQLYVMLGVTGPNEYENNVNNNWYTSMLAVWCMKYTMEAAEKVKTADKAKYDALAARIGLDEATEFSRFGHIVENMYLGHDEKRGIFLQQDGYLDKEQILVKDLPATDRPLNQKWSWDRILRSCYIKQADVLQGIYFFEDDYDIDTIRRNFDYYEPRTVHESSLSPCVHAILAAKLGDEARAYEFYLRTARLDLDDYNNDTEDGCHITSMAGTWMAVVEGFGGMRVRDGKLLFQPFIPEKWASFSFHIGFRGALLNIKVSKEGVQIKNLSDVATTVSVYGKDQLVNANEELLVEA, from the coding sequence ATGAAAAATTACATTAAAGTTGATGAGTGGAAGATAATCGAAGAGGGCTTTGATGCACATCATCACCAGGTATCTGAAAGCATATTTAGTTTGGGTAATGGCCGCATGGGCCAGCGAGCCAACTTTGAGGAGGCATACAGCGGCGAAACCCTGCTGGGCAACTATGTTGCCGGGGTATATTATCCCGATAAAACCCGCGTAGGCTGGTGGAAAAACGGCTACCCTGAATACTTTGCCAAAGTGCTGAATGCCGCTAACTGGACAATTATTGATGTAGTTTTAGGTGGCGAACAATTGGATTTGGCCAAATGCGAGGTTACCGGCTTCCGCCGTGAATTGAACATGAAGGAAGGTTACCTGAAACGTACATTTACCGCAAAAACCGCATCGGGCAAAGAAGTATCGGTTGAAGCCTGCCGCTTTTGCAGTATGGTTGATGATGAAACGGCTGCTATCAGGTACACAATTACTCCATTAAACTTTAGCGGTACCATCGCTATTACCCCGGCTATTGACGGCGATGTGGTGAACAAGGATTCCAACTACGACGAGAAGTTTTGGGACGAGGTGACCAAAGCTAACCAGCCTGATGGCGGCTACATAGTAATGCGCACCAAAAAAACCGGTTTTGAAGTAGCTACCGGTATGAAATTCAGTGTTTTGAAAAATGGCGAAACTATCCGGCCAAAAACAACAACGATATCGAAAGAAAAATACGTAGCATCAAAAATTGAATTACAGGCACAGCAGGGTCAAAGCATCAGCATTATTAAGTACGTCGCTAACCTGTCGTCACAAAATCATAAACCCGAAGAACTGGTTGCCTCGTTGGCAGCTACTTTAAATCGCATTAGCGCTAAGGGCTTTGAAACCATGCTTGCCGAACAGGCCGCTGCCTGGGCCGAAAAATGGAAACACAACGATATCATTATCGAAGGTGATGAATCGGCTCAGCAAGCCATCCGCTTTAATATTTTTCAGCTTAACCAGACCTATACCGGCGAAGACGACCGCCTGAATATTGGCCCGAAAGGCTTTACCGGCGAAAAATACGGAGGCTCGACCTATTGGGATACCGAGGCTTATTGCGTACCTTTTTACCTTGCCACCGCGCCGCAAAAGGTTACCCGCAACCTATTGCTTTACCGTTATAAACAATTGGGCAAGGCTATCGAGAATGCGGCTTTATTAGGTTTTAAAAACGGGGCAGCATTATATCCCATGGTTACTATGGATGGTACCGAATGCCATAACGAGTGGGAGATCACCTTTGAAGAAATTCACCGGAATGGCGCTATCGCTTACGCTATTTTTAACTACGTGCGCTATACCGCCGATGAAGCATACCTGGCCGATTATGGCTTTGAAGTGCTGATAGCGATAGCCAGGTTTTGGTCGCAACGGGTAAGCTGGTCGCAGGATAAGCAACTATATGTAATGCTGGGTGTTACCGGGCCAAATGAGTACGAGAATAATGTAAACAATAACTGGTATACCAGCATGCTGGCCGTTTGGTGTATGAAATATACCATGGAAGCTGCCGAAAAAGTGAAGACAGCCGATAAGGCTAAATACGATGCCCTTGCGGCCAGGATCGGCCTGGATGAGGCTACAGAGTTTAGCCGTTTTGGCCACATTGTTGAAAATATGTACCTGGGCCACGATGAAAAGCGGGGCATATTTTTACAGCAGGACGGTTACCTGGATAAAGAACAGATATTAGTAAAAGACCTGCCGGCAACAGATCGCCCGTTGAACCAGAAATGGAGCTGGGATAGGATACTGCGCTCCTGCTACATTAAACAGGCCGACGTATTACAGGGCATTTACTTTTTTGAAGATGATTACGATATAGATACAATCCGCAGAAATTTTGATTATTACGAGCCACGCACGGTGCATGAGTCGTCATTGTCGCCATGTGTGCACGCTATTTTAGCTGCCAAATTGGGTGATGAGGCTCGTGCTTACGAATTTTACCTGCGTACTGCCCGCTTAGATTTGGACGATTACAATAACGATACCGAAGATGGCTGCCACATCACCTCAATGGCCGGCACGTGGATGGCTGTTGTGGAAGGTTTTGGCGGTATGCGTGTAAGAGATGGCAAACTGTTGTTCCAGCCGTTTATCCCCGAAAAATGGGCGTCTTTTTCGTTCCATATCGGTTTCCGTGGGGCTTTGCTAAATATCAAAGTAAGCAAGGAAGGCGTGCAAATCAAAAACCTGTCTGATGTGGCAACCACGGTATCTGTTTACGGAAAAGATCAGTTGGTAAATGCCAACGAGGAATTATTGGTTGAGGCATAA
- the pgmB gene encoding beta-phosphoglucomutase: MNNIKACIFDLDGVIVDTAVYHYKAWKQLANSLGFDFTEHQNEQLKGVSRVRSLELILGWGGVTKTAAEQEILATQKNTWYMEMVNQMKPDEILPGAKEFVEICRKAGIKIALGSASKNSMTILNKIGITNLFDAVIDGNKVSKAKPDPEVFLAGAKALSVEPEECVVFEDAIAGIEAAKAGGMKVVGIGQPGVLDADLVISGLDKMTLDKLFKL; encoded by the coding sequence ATGAACAATATTAAAGCATGTATTTTCGATCTGGATGGTGTAATTGTTGATACAGCCGTTTATCATTATAAGGCCTGGAAACAATTAGCCAACTCCCTGGGCTTCGATTTTACAGAACACCAGAACGAACAATTAAAAGGCGTAAGCCGGGTACGCTCGCTCGAGCTTATTTTAGGCTGGGGAGGCGTAACCAAAACTGCTGCAGAGCAGGAAATTTTGGCTACCCAAAAAAATACCTGGTACATGGAAATGGTTAACCAGATGAAACCCGATGAAATACTGCCCGGTGCAAAGGAGTTTGTAGAAATATGCCGCAAAGCAGGTATCAAGATAGCCTTGGGCTCGGCCAGCAAAAACTCGATGACCATCCTCAACAAAATTGGTATTACCAATCTTTTCGATGCGGTTATTGATGGCAACAAAGTAAGCAAAGCCAAACCCGATCCTGAAGTTTTTTTAGCAGGAGCCAAGGCCCTAAGTGTTGAACCCGAAGAATGCGTGGTATTTGAAGATGCCATTGCCGGGATAGAGGCAGCTAAAGCCGGCGGTATGAAGGTAGTTGGCATAGGCCAGCCCGGCGTACTGGATGCCGATTTGGTAATCAGCGGGTTAGATAAAATGACGTTAGATAAATTATTTAAATTATAA
- a CDS encoding glycoside hydrolase family 13 protein, with amino-acid sequence MKKTLLFALCSLVLALGASAQMPALERVEPMSWWVGMSNPNLQLIVHGNNIAGRNVVINYRGVKLKAVHKVENSNYLFLDLQLLSSAVPGTFPIKFTKAGQKDLVYQYTLNKRDKSAGRIQGVTSKDLIYLIMPDRFSNGDESNDSFDNMREKGVHRDSMYSRHGGDIQGVINHLDYLKALGITAIWMTPEIENDEPHASYHGYAVTDYYKIDPRYGTNELYKKFVEKCHSMGIKVIKDLVHNHAGTEGYTIMDMPMKSWVHQWPTYTKSNFRDAAVMDPHASPMDRKLMADGWFDHRMADMNQNNTYVQNYLTQNHIWWVEYAGIDGFRLDTYPYNDPAYMAKWAQDVKAEFPKLSIFGETLVWSAANQAFFTQGNTVNRGMDTHLPGVTDAVLKDAIYEALNGNDGWTDGVGRLYSVIAQDFLYQDATRNTIFMDNHDMSRLLSVVKEDFTKYKSAMAMLLTMRGVPQLYYGDEILMKNYSDPDGLVREDFAGGWKGDKENKFTADGRSKKENEAFNYVSKLANYRKGTTALQTGKMMQFVPEKGIYVYFRYDAAKTVMIIFNSSDKDQTTTTDRYFERIGDAKKARNVITDEPVDLAQVNIPGKTTLVLEILPGGTH; translated from the coding sequence ATGAAAAAAACTTTACTTTTTGCCTTATGCAGCCTTGTGCTTGCGTTGGGTGCATCGGCACAAATGCCTGCTTTAGAGCGTGTTGAGCCTATGTCGTGGTGGGTGGGTATGAGCAACCCTAACCTGCAATTGATAGTGCATGGCAACAACATTGCCGGCCGGAATGTAGTAATTAATTACCGCGGCGTAAAGCTGAAAGCGGTGCATAAAGTAGAAAATTCAAATTATTTATTCCTCGATCTGCAGCTTCTTTCTTCTGCAGTTCCGGGAACGTTCCCGATAAAATTTACAAAGGCCGGCCAAAAGGACCTGGTTTACCAATATACGCTAAATAAACGTGACAAATCTGCCGGCCGCATCCAGGGCGTAACCAGCAAGGATCTGATCTACCTCATTATGCCCGATCGCTTCAGCAACGGAGATGAAAGCAACGACTCATTTGATAATATGCGCGAGAAAGGTGTTCATCGCGATTCGATGTATAGCCGCCATGGCGGTGATATCCAGGGAGTGATAAACCACCTTGATTATTTAAAAGCATTAGGCATTACTGCAATCTGGATGACCCCGGAAATTGAGAACGACGAACCGCACGCATCATACCATGGCTACGCCGTTACCGATTATTATAAAATAGACCCACGTTACGGCACCAACGAGCTATACAAAAAATTTGTTGAAAAATGCCACAGCATGGGCATTAAGGTAATTAAAGACCTGGTGCACAACCATGCCGGTACCGAAGGCTATACCATTATGGATATGCCAATGAAAAGCTGGGTACACCAGTGGCCAACATATACCAAATCAAATTTCAGGGATGCCGCAGTGATGGATCCGCATGCTTCGCCAATGGACCGCAAACTGATGGCCGATGGATGGTTTGATCATCGGATGGCCGATATGAATCAAAATAACACTTACGTACAAAACTACCTTACACAAAACCACATTTGGTGGGTGGAATATGCAGGTATCGATGGTTTCCGCTTAGATACTTACCCGTATAACGATCCGGCATATATGGCCAAATGGGCGCAGGATGTTAAGGCCGAATTTCCAAAGCTTTCCATTTTTGGCGAAACGCTGGTATGGTCGGCAGCAAACCAAGCCTTTTTTACACAGGGTAATACTGTTAATCGCGGTATGGATACCCACCTGCCTGGTGTAACCGATGCCGTATTGAAAGACGCTATTTACGAGGCCTTAAACGGTAATGACGGATGGACAGATGGCGTTGGTCGCCTATACTCCGTTATAGCGCAGGACTTTTTGTACCAGGATGCCACCCGTAACACCATATTTATGGATAACCATGATATGAGCCGCCTGTTATCTGTTGTGAAAGAGGATTTTACGAAATATAAATCAGCCATGGCCATGTTGCTGACCATGCGTGGCGTGCCGCAGTTATATTATGGCGACGAGATCCTGATGAAAAACTATTCTGATCCGGATGGCCTTGTACGTGAGGATTTTGCCGGCGGCTGGAAAGGGGATAAAGAGAATAAATTTACTGCCGATGGCCGTAGCAAAAAAGAAAACGAGGCCTTTAACTATGTAAGCAAGCTGGCCAATTACCGCAAAGGCACAACCGCACTGCAAACCGGAAAAATGATGCAGTTTGTACCCGAAAAGGGAATTTATGTATACTTCAGGTATGATGCCGCCAAAACGGTGATGATTATTTTCAACAGCAGCGATAAAGATCAAACTACAACAACCGACCGGTATTTTGAACGAATTGGCGATGCCAAAAAAGCCCGCAATGTGATAACTGACGAGCCTGTTGACCTGGCACAAGTGAACATACCTGGCAAAACAACTTTGGTGCTCGAAATATTACCCGGCGGTACTCATTAA
- a CDS encoding ferritin: protein MKDLLRIKSLISTEIEVLLNQQVKKEAYSSSVYLSMASWCNRNGYDFSADYFFKQAEEERMHQLKFFKYILDMGGNSASPEVTGIKQEYNSFREVFEEALDQEISVTNSIKNIYARCMKEQDFVTMEFLNWFLKEQREEEYKARRALELFEVIGEEGTGRWQIDKHVGEIKYNSEA, encoded by the coding sequence ATGAAAGACTTACTCCGCATAAAAAGCCTCATTTCTACCGAGATTGAAGTGCTTTTAAACCAACAAGTAAAAAAAGAAGCATACTCTTCGTCTGTATATTTATCAATGGCATCCTGGTGCAACCGTAATGGCTACGATTTTTCGGCCGATTACTTTTTTAAACAAGCCGAAGAAGAAAGAATGCACCAGTTAAAATTCTTTAAATACATCCTTGATATGGGTGGCAATTCTGCATCTCCGGAGGTCACCGGCATTAAACAGGAATATAATTCGTTCCGTGAAGTGTTTGAGGAGGCCCTGGACCAGGAGATTAGCGTTACCAATTCTATCAAAAACATTTATGCCCGCTGCATGAAGGAGCAAGATTTTGTAACCATGGAGTTTTTAAACTGGTTCCTGAAAGAGCAGCGCGAAGAAGAATACAAAGCACGCCGCGCCCTTGAACTGTTTGAAGTTATTGGCGAAGAAGGCACCGGCCGCTGGCAGATTGACAAACATGTTGGCGAAATAAAATATAATAGCGAAGCGTAA
- a CDS encoding L,D-transpeptidase family protein, translating to MSRLFLTLLFSYLIIVNPRPKLPDSKRASDVRATVWPRLQRELNDRGFKGEAPIYIRIFKDQDALEVWKKAGNKYKLFKTYEICYYSGNLGTKTKKGDNKSPEGFYTIEPKQLNPASKYYLAINVGYPNKVEQLKGYTGDAIMIHGHCASIGCYAMTDARIEEIYTLVYKAFEAGQQKINLDIFPFRMDNAHMDFYSHQPYMAFWKTLKPGYEKFEKTHMPVTYYIKGKNYAF from the coding sequence ATGTCCAGATTATTCCTGACCCTGCTGTTTTCTTATTTAATTATCGTAAACCCGCGGCCCAAATTGCCGGATAGCAAGCGGGCCAGTGATGTGCGCGCTACGGTATGGCCCCGATTACAAAGAGAATTAAACGATAGGGGTTTCAAAGGGGAAGCACCCATTTACATCCGTATTTTTAAAGACCAGGATGCGCTTGAGGTTTGGAAAAAGGCAGGCAATAAATATAAGTTGTTTAAAACTTACGAGATTTGCTACTACTCGGGTAATCTGGGCACCAAAACCAAAAAAGGCGATAATAAAAGCCCCGAAGGCTTTTATACCATCGAACCAAAACAATTAAACCCGGCAAGTAAATATTACCTGGCCATTAATGTGGGCTATCCCAACAAGGTTGAACAGTTAAAAGGGTACACCGGCGATGCTATTATGATCCATGGGCACTGCGCATCTATTGGTTGTTACGCCATGACCGATGCGCGGATTGAGGAGATTTATACCCTTGTTTATAAGGCTTTCGAAGCGGGCCAGCAAAAAATCAACCTGGATATATTCCCATTCAGGATGGATAACGCGCACATGGATTTTTACAGTCATCAACCGTACATGGCTTTCTGGAAAACGCTTAAGCCCGGATATGAGAAGTTTGAAAAAACGCATATGCCCGTTACCTACTACATCAAAGGAAAGAATTATGCGTTTTAA
- a CDS encoding flavin monoamine oxidase family protein, giving the protein MITIITLAYHNIAMDDSDILIIGAGAAGLMAARTLAKAGKKVTVLEARDRIGGRIHTLENASGQQPLELGAEFIHGDLPLTKSLLDEAGIAYNHAGASMWRYEDGEFKQNETFVEHWDAFLNKLGDLEQDMSINCFLLREFKGEKYRRLRESVRQFVSGYDNADPKKASSFSLRREWQSENDGAQYRVPGGYGKLASFLAGEIIAAGGQIHLNAVVKKIYWQQHCVKVVSSVGCTHSAKQLIVALPLGVLQVNAGDSGAISFNPEIPDHTKAINALGFGAVIKILLEFDEAFWEDKQTEKLAGKSLSNMGYLFSTEEIPTWWTQAPRHTNMLTGWIGGPEAAEKTDTHNTEILRQSLQSLANIFNRDEEQLKQRLRNYHIVNWTADEFARGSYAYDTVEAGQARSILLEPVEDTIFFAGEYLYNGTAMGTVEAALDSGLRAAERIKQF; this is encoded by the coding sequence ATGATTACAATAATTACATTGGCCTACCATAATATTGCGATGGACGATTCTGATATATTGATCATAGGGGCCGGTGCGGCGGGTTTAATGGCTGCACGCACGTTGGCAAAAGCCGGTAAAAAAGTTACCGTACTGGAGGCCCGCGACCGCATTGGCGGCCGCATTCACACGCTCGAAAATGCATCGGGCCAACAACCCCTGGAACTGGGCGCCGAGTTCATACACGGCGATTTACCGCTCACAAAATCATTATTGGATGAGGCAGGCATTGCTTATAACCATGCCGGCGCATCTATGTGGCGGTATGAGGATGGGGAGTTTAAACAGAACGAAACCTTTGTTGAACATTGGGATGCCTTCCTTAATAAACTGGGTGATTTAGAGCAGGATATGAGCATCAACTGTTTCCTGCTTCGCGAATTTAAAGGCGAAAAATACCGGCGTTTGAGGGAATCGGTACGCCAGTTTGTATCCGGATATGATAACGCCGACCCCAAAAAAGCAAGCTCGTTTTCGCTGCGCCGCGAATGGCAATCTGAAAACGATGGAGCACAATACCGGGTACCAGGTGGCTACGGTAAATTGGCAAGTTTTTTGGCCGGTGAGATAATTGCTGCCGGTGGGCAGATACACCTGAATGCTGTAGTAAAGAAAATTTATTGGCAACAGCATTGTGTAAAAGTGGTTAGCAGTGTTGGCTGTACGCATTCGGCAAAGCAATTAATTGTGGCTTTACCCCTTGGCGTTCTGCAGGTTAACGCAGGCGATTCCGGGGCGATCAGTTTTAATCCCGAGATTCCGGATCATACCAAAGCCATCAATGCTTTAGGCTTTGGGGCGGTAATAAAAATCCTGCTGGAGTTTGATGAGGCTTTTTGGGAAGACAAGCAAACCGAAAAGCTGGCCGGCAAAAGCCTCAGTAACATGGGCTATTTATTTAGCACCGAGGAAATCCCCACCTGGTGGACACAGGCGCCCCGGCATACCAATATGCTAACCGGCTGGATAGGCGGCCCCGAAGCTGCCGAAAAAACGGATACCCACAATACCGAAATACTAAGGCAAAGCCTGCAATCATTAGCCAATATTTTTAACCGCGATGAGGAACAACTTAAACAAAGGCTTCGTAACTACCACATAGTGAACTGGACGGCAGATGAATTTGCCCGTGGCTCCTACGCTTATGATACGGTGGAAGCCGGCCAGGCGCGCTCCATTCTACTTGAACCTGTAGAAGATACTATTTTCTTCGCCGGCGAATACTTATATAATGGCACCGCTATGGGTACTGTTGAAGCAGCATTGGATAGCGGGTTGCGCGCTGCGGAGCGGATTAAGCAATTCTGA
- a CDS encoding LiaF transmembrane domain-containing protein: protein MNNDINTLNAPNNSKVAAGAILLVAGSLLLINQFDLFFIPDWLFSWPMWMIAWGTYMGAKYNFRKPSWIIVTLIGIAFLLDDNIPDADRIVWPLAIMAFGAWMVVKPRKHTEEQIFNQPKQPFHFDNTTEPGV from the coding sequence ATGAACAACGATATAAACACCCTGAACGCCCCAAACAACAGCAAAGTAGCCGCAGGGGCCATTTTATTAGTAGCTGGCAGCCTTTTACTGATAAACCAATTCGATTTGTTTTTTATACCCGACTGGCTGTTTAGCTGGCCAATGTGGATGATTGCCTGGGGTACTTACATGGGTGCCAAATACAATTTCAGGAAACCATCATGGATAATTGTTACGCTGATTGGCATTGCCTTTTTGCTCGACGACAACATCCCCGATGCCGACCGCATAGTATGGCCGCTGGCTATCATGGCCTTTGGCGCCTGGATGGTAGTTAAACCACGCAAACATACTGAGGAACAAATATTTAACCAACCCAAGCAACCGTTCCATTTTGATAACACAACCGAACCGGGCGTTTAA
- a CDS encoding LiaF transmembrane domain-containing protein, with the protein MNNDINSPQNPNRGKAMAGIILLVVGAILLLKQFSLFFLPESLELWPLWLVAWGLYVGAKHNFQKSSGPMLIAIGVVLFIINNIHDSDRIVWPIAIIAFGMWLIVRRGKSHDPVTGKYKTKWEKDYADPANWGKRTEKPKFDFGKMEDPIVDYTVKDGGEIPPSGEPAAADANTPPKDTPPFGHHNGDDYLDTVSIFGGVNKTILSKNFKGGDIVNIFGGAELDFTQADIDGRVYLDITQIFGGTKIIVPSNWQVVSDLAAVFASVDDKRIRSTASNVNGKILVLKGVSIFAGVDIRSY; encoded by the coding sequence ATGAACAACGATATAAATTCTCCGCAAAACCCTAACCGAGGCAAAGCCATGGCCGGGATAATATTGCTTGTTGTAGGAGCAATATTATTACTGAAACAATTTAGCCTTTTCTTTCTCCCGGAGTCATTGGAACTTTGGCCGCTGTGGTTGGTGGCCTGGGGCCTGTATGTAGGCGCCAAACATAATTTTCAAAAATCATCAGGCCCTATGCTGATAGCTATCGGCGTGGTGTTGTTCATCATCAACAACATTCATGATTCCGATCGCATTGTATGGCCCATCGCTATCATAGCCTTTGGTATGTGGCTTATTGTAAGGCGCGGCAAAAGCCATGATCCTGTTACCGGTAAATACAAAACCAAATGGGAAAAAGACTATGCCGACCCTGCCAACTGGGGCAAAAGAACCGAAAAACCTAAGTTCGACTTTGGTAAAATGGAAGACCCGATTGTTGACTACACCGTAAAAGATGGCGGCGAAATACCACCATCCGGCGAACCGGCTGCGGCCGATGCTAACACGCCGCCAAAGGATACGCCTCCTTTTGGCCACCATAACGGCGACGATTACCTGGATACCGTTTCCATCTTCGGCGGGGTTAATAAAACCATCCTGAGCAAAAATTTTAAGGGCGGCGACATCGTTAACATTTTCGGCGGAGCCGAGCTCGACTTTACCCAGGCCGATATTGATGGCCGCGTTTACCTTGATATTACCCAGATTTTCGGCGGCACCAAAATCATCGTGCCATCCAACTGGCAGGTAGTATCGGATTTGGCCGCCGTATTTGCCAGTGTAGATGATAAACGCATCCGCAGCACGGCGTCAAACGTTAACGGCAAAATACTGGTGCTAAAAGGGGTATCGATATTTGCAGGGGTAGATATCAGGAGTTATTGA
- a CDS encoding DUF4288 domain-containing protein, whose product MNWYVAKLVFRVISGDGDHQAQFDEQLRLISAETELNAFEKANKIGHANQDSFKNIERQTVKWQFIDVAELNPISEPTDGTELYYNIHETPDADLYIAWAHHKAALLGVRN is encoded by the coding sequence ATGAACTGGTACGTAGCGAAATTAGTTTTCAGGGTAATAAGCGGCGATGGCGATCATCAGGCGCAGTTTGATGAGCAGTTGCGGTTAATCAGCGCCGAAACCGAACTGAATGCCTTTGAAAAAGCTAACAAGATTGGCCATGCCAACCAGGATAGCTTTAAAAATATTGAGCGCCAAACCGTTAAATGGCAATTTATTGATGTGGCCGAACTAAATCCCATCAGCGAACCCACCGACGGTACCGAACTGTATTACAACATACACGAAACTCCCGACGCCGACCTGTACATCGCCTGGGCGCATCACAAGGCAGCGTTGCTGGGGGTGAGGAATTGA
- a CDS encoding sensor histidine kinase produces MAIPNLKASRLYGAFVGCGFGWAALQTYIIHSFGFLWFTSTIDGLLSAVLLSGACWLINNNLRYYQPGKGSYINLFIWVVALAGICAAGCRYLLPLLNTDPIFVNFVIQSLTIRFFINFLAVGWMAMISLLWYSQLDQRETLKRKTEAEQLARDAELYNLRQQLQPHFLFNSLNSINALIGFKPDLARTMIHQLSDFLRGTLKKDDQQQVPLSDELAHLNLYLDIEKVRFGHRLQTEISCDSKCGAALLPSMLLQPLVENAIKFGLYDTTGEVTVSIRGEMEDHYLVVMVQNPYDPQTSRPKKGTGFGLRGVQRRLYLLFARNDLMETYANDNIFTTIIKVPQV; encoded by the coding sequence TTGGCCATACCAAATTTAAAAGCTTCCAGATTATACGGTGCGTTTGTGGGCTGCGGCTTCGGCTGGGCGGCGCTGCAAACGTATATTATCCATAGTTTTGGTTTTTTGTGGTTCACCTCAACTATTGATGGTTTGCTTAGCGCGGTGCTGCTATCGGGTGCCTGCTGGCTTATTAACAATAACCTGCGCTACTACCAGCCGGGCAAAGGCAGCTATATTAACCTGTTTATATGGGTGGTGGCGCTTGCGGGCATTTGCGCCGCGGGCTGCCGGTATTTGCTGCCGCTACTTAATACCGACCCTATCTTCGTTAATTTTGTTATTCAATCCCTAACTATCCGCTTTTTTATCAACTTTTTGGCCGTGGGCTGGATGGCCATGATCAGCCTGTTGTGGTACTCGCAGCTTGACCAGCGCGAAACCCTGAAACGCAAAACCGAGGCCGAGCAGCTGGCCCGCGATGCCGAACTGTACAACCTGCGCCAGCAACTGCAGCCGCACTTTTTGTTCAACAGCCTTAACTCCATCAACGCGCTCATCGGCTTTAAACCCGACCTGGCCCGTACCATGATTCACCAACTATCCGACTTTTTGCGCGGCACCCTTAAAAAGGACGACCAGCAACAGGTGCCCCTGAGCGACGAACTGGCCCACCTGAACTTATACCTGGATATTGAAAAGGTACGCTTTGGCCACCGCCTGCAAACCGAAATTAGTTGCGACAGTAAATGCGGTGCCGCCCTGCTGCCCTCCATGCTTTTACAGCCATTAGTTGAGAATGCTATCAAATTTGGCTTGTACGATACCACCGGCGAGGTTACCGTGAGCATCCGCGGCGAAATGGAAGATCATTACCTGGTGGTGATGGTGCAAAACCCATACGATCCGCAAACCAGCCGACCAAAAAAAGGTACCGGTTTTGGCTTGCGCGGGGTGCAGCGCCGTTTATATTTGTTATTTGCCCGTAACGACCTGATGGAAACTTACGCAAATGATAATATATTTACAACCATAATAAAAGTACCACAAGTATGA